Proteins co-encoded in one Acidobacteriota bacterium genomic window:
- a CDS encoding cell division protein ZapA, with protein sequence MVEDSKVHQVEIFGQSYNVRGEGDTDYITEVAAYVDKVMRDVSNSTGIADTFKVAILAALNIADDYLALKNKASSEKGEDTEKAISSLVDRIDRCLAEEKGR encoded by the coding sequence ATGGTGGAAGATTCCAAGGTGCATCAGGTTGAGATATTCGGTCAGAGTTATAATGTGAGAGGCGAAGGAGATACCGATTACATAACAGAAGTTGCCGCTTACGTCGATAAGGTCATGCGTGATGTCTCTAACAGCACCGGGATCGCCGATACTTTCAAGGTTGCCATTCTGGCAGCCTTAAACATTGCCGATGATTACCTGGCTTTGAAGAACAAAGCCTCATCTGAAAAAGGAGAGGATACGGAAAAAGCCATCTCTTCATTGGTTGATAGGATTGACAGGTGTCTGGCTGAAGAGAAAGGAAGGTAA
- the pheT gene encoding phenylalanine--tRNA ligase subunit beta, whose product MKFPVGWIKEFVNVKLSDSELASLLTSIGFTVDSIEKIEGENVFEIDITTNRPDCMNIIGLAREIAAATNRKLKLRKERYREVKPASRSIFKVEILNPSLCWRYSGRVIKNVKISPSPFSIAKRIIQSGLRPINCIVDASNYVLLELGHPIHIFDLSRLKGNRIVVRNARNGEKIVTIDAAERELTEDMLVIADESDPVAIAGIMGGLHSEVTDSTRNIFIESAYFDPRSVRLTSKKLGLSTDASYRFERGADFHATLKAIDRVTSLIMDCSGGDVQLGYIDVIKKRSLKKQITVRMESVEKILGVQVKDEAAVRILRSLEMKTARKSKRTFKVIPPSFRIDTMREIDLIEDIARFVGYDSLPRTIPYSTEQNIKSKSDVREELLKEMLIPAGYSEAINYSMISDEEDALYSFYDEAKPLKIDNPLSENVATLRRSLLPGLFRNISSNISRGSKDIKLFEAGKIYYFSRSKQPEEKKHVALMATGSSTQDHWSHEKRETEFWDIKGAAEAILKRLNCNFLFKEVNAKHVEGKLYDRSFSFEFISEDGKRLALGGRIDPVLAQKYKIFQPIWAVELSLNEIPDPSLKVNRFRAISQLPIIKRDLSIIVDESVRYSEIEKLLAEKWCDSSIEIGLKNRYFGKSIPEGRVSLTFGITIHQKDRTLTSDEINKITEKILDILSRGIDAELRKE is encoded by the coding sequence ATGAAATTTCCTGTTGGATGGATCAAAGAATTCGTTAACGTGAAACTTTCCGACTCTGAGCTTGCTTCGCTCCTCACTTCTATCGGCTTCACCGTGGATTCCATCGAGAAGATTGAAGGAGAAAATGTCTTCGAGATCGACATCACGACGAACAGGCCCGACTGCATGAACATCATAGGATTGGCAAGAGAGATCGCCGCTGCAACGAACAGGAAGCTGAAGCTCAGAAAAGAGCGGTACAGAGAGGTCAAACCGGCCTCCCGCTCCATTTTCAAGGTTGAGATCTTGAACCCGTCCCTCTGCTGGAGGTACAGTGGCCGCGTGATAAAAAACGTGAAGATTTCCCCCTCCCCGTTCAGTATTGCGAAGAGGATAATCCAGTCTGGACTGCGACCCATTAATTGCATCGTTGATGCATCAAACTATGTCCTCCTCGAACTCGGACACCCCATCCACATCTTTGACCTCTCCAGGCTTAAGGGAAACAGGATCGTCGTCAGGAATGCAAGGAACGGGGAAAAGATCGTCACCATCGATGCGGCGGAGCGAGAGCTCACGGAAGATATGCTGGTCATTGCGGATGAGAGTGATCCCGTCGCCATCGCCGGGATCATGGGAGGACTTCACTCTGAGGTCACTGACAGCACGCGGAACATCTTCATCGAGAGCGCTTATTTCGATCCGAGATCGGTAAGGCTCACCTCCAAGAAGCTGGGGCTCTCCACGGATGCATCTTATCGCTTCGAGAGAGGCGCTGATTTCCATGCAACGCTTAAAGCCATCGACAGAGTGACTTCCCTTATCATGGACTGTTCGGGCGGAGACGTACAATTGGGCTACATCGATGTCATCAAAAAGAGATCGTTGAAGAAGCAGATCACCGTAAGAATGGAGAGCGTGGAGAAGATACTCGGCGTTCAGGTGAAGGATGAAGCAGCAGTCAGGATCCTTCGATCCCTCGAGATGAAAACGGCCAGAAAGAGCAAGCGAACCTTCAAAGTCATTCCGCCATCTTTCCGCATCGACACTATGCGCGAGATCGACCTCATCGAGGATATCGCTCGATTCGTAGGATACGATTCTTTACCCCGCACAATCCCTTACTCCACGGAACAGAATATCAAGAGCAAATCGGATGTCCGCGAGGAGCTCCTCAAAGAGATGCTCATCCCGGCTGGTTACTCGGAGGCGATCAACTATTCCATGATATCGGATGAGGAAGACGCCCTCTATTCGTTTTACGACGAAGCGAAGCCCTTGAAGATCGACAACCCTCTGTCAGAAAATGTGGCAACACTGAGAAGGTCCCTTCTACCAGGATTATTCAGGAACATATCTTCCAACATCTCGAGAGGATCAAAAGACATCAAGCTCTTTGAGGCAGGAAAGATCTACTATTTTTCCCGGAGCAAACAGCCGGAGGAAAAAAAGCATGTTGCTCTAATGGCGACCGGCTCCTCCACCCAGGACCACTGGAGTCACGAGAAGAGAGAGACGGAGTTCTGGGATATCAAAGGTGCGGCCGAAGCGATCCTCAAACGGCTTAATTGCAACTTCTTGTTTAAAGAAGTTAACGCCAAACATGTAGAAGGGAAACTGTATGACAGAAGTTTTTCATTCGAGTTCATATCCGAGGATGGAAAAAGGCTGGCCCTGGGAGGAAGAATAGACCCAGTCCTTGCCCAGAAATACAAGATATTTCAGCCGATCTGGGCTGTCGAGCTATCTCTCAACGAGATACCTGACCCTTCCCTGAAAGTCAACCGATTTCGGGCAATTTCACAGCTTCCGATCATCAAGAGAGACCTATCCATCATCGTGGACGAGAGTGTGAGATATTCAGAAATTGAAAAGCTGCTTGCAGAAAAATGGTGCGATTCTTCTATTGAAATCGGATTAAAAAACAGGTATTTTGGTAAATCTATTCCAGAGGGAAGAGTCAGCTTGACATTCGGCATTACCATCCATCAAAAGGATAGGACGCTGACCAGCGATGAGATCAATAAAATCACCGAGAAGATTCTTGACATTCTTTCCAGAGGGATCGACGCCGAACTGAGGAAGGAATAG
- the pheS gene encoding phenylalanine--tRNA ligase subunit alpha: MKEELQKIKELFLEEVKKISSEKGLFDIKVKYLGRKSGLLTEKIKEFGKLSPAEKPEVGRLLNEIKSLITLGIEEKKKGLLEISRERKQKKGVDLTLPGYFPAAGHYHPISQVSKLIAETFIEMGYSVEEGPDIEDDFHNFKALNIPKDHPARDMQDTFYINQQLLLRTHTSPVQIRTMQKYKPPLKFIAPGKCYRRDFDITHTPMFHQVEGLCVDRAISMADLKGTTDYFCRRIFGEEVRLRFRPSYFPFVEPGAEVDISCTVCGGAGCRSCKMSGWLEIMGAGIVHPAVFEAVGYDSRKYTGFAFGMGIERITMLKFGIEDIRLFFENDIRFLAQF; the protein is encoded by the coding sequence ATGAAGGAAGAACTCCAGAAGATCAAAGAGCTTTTTCTTGAAGAGGTCAAGAAGATCTCCAGCGAAAAAGGACTCTTTGATATCAAGGTCAAGTATCTCGGAAGGAAGAGCGGGCTCCTGACGGAGAAAATCAAGGAGTTCGGAAAACTCTCTCCTGCTGAAAAGCCCGAGGTTGGCCGGCTCCTCAATGAGATAAAATCCTTGATAACCCTGGGAATTGAAGAAAAGAAAAAAGGGCTATTAGAAATCTCCAGAGAGAGGAAGCAGAAAAAGGGTGTCGATCTAACACTACCCGGATACTTCCCTGCAGCGGGGCATTATCATCCCATTTCTCAGGTCAGCAAACTGATTGCCGAGACATTCATCGAGATGGGGTACAGCGTCGAGGAAGGTCCCGACATAGAAGACGACTTCCACAACTTCAAGGCCCTGAACATACCGAAAGATCATCCCGCGAGGGACATGCAGGACACCTTCTATATCAACCAGCAACTTCTGTTAAGAACACATACTTCCCCTGTCCAGATCAGAACGATGCAGAAGTACAAGCCTCCGCTTAAATTCATCGCTCCCGGAAAATGTTACAGGAGGGATTTCGACATCACTCATACACCCATGTTCCACCAGGTTGAGGGGCTATGTGTCGATCGCGCCATATCGATGGCTGACCTGAAGGGAACCACTGATTATTTTTGCAGAAGAATCTTCGGCGAAGAGGTGAGATTGAGATTCCGCCCGAGTTACTTCCCCTTCGTTGAACCGGGAGCAGAAGTGGACATCAGTTGCACCGTCTGCGGTGGAGCGGGGTGCAGGAGCTGCAAGATGAGCGGCTGGCTTGAGATCATGGGAGCGGGGATTGTCCACCCTGCCGTCTTCGAAGCGGTCGGTTATGACAGCAGGAAATACACCGGGTTCGCCTTCGGCATGGGGATTGAACGGATCACAATGCTGAAATTCGGCATCGAAGACATCCGCCTATTCTTCGAAAACGATATCCGCTTCCTGGCTCAGTTTTAG
- the rplT gene encoding 50S ribosomal protein L20 yields MPRVKRGSKRRHKRKKILKLAKGYYLAKSKLYTIAKEQVEKSLGYAYRDRRAKKRDFRRLWIVRINAAARLNDIPYSKFMRGLKKAGIVIDRKILAELAVTDRDAFSRLAEEARKAIVA; encoded by the coding sequence GTGCCAAGAGTAAAACGAGGAAGCAAGAGAAGACACAAAAGGAAAAAGATCCTGAAACTTGCGAAGGGATACTATCTTGCCAAGAGCAAGCTTTACACCATAGCCAAAGAGCAGGTCGAAAAGTCCCTGGGTTATGCGTACCGAGATAGAAGAGCCAAGAAGAGGGATTTCAGAAGACTCTGGATCGTCAGGATCAATGCTGCCGCACGGTTGAATGACATTCCTTACAGCAAGTTCATGCGCGGTCTCAAGAAAGCCGGTATTGTCATCGATAGAAAGATCTTGGCCGAACTTGCCGTGACCGATCGCGATGCATTCTCGAGGCTTGCAGAAGAGGCGCGAAAAGCGATTGTCGCATAG
- the rpmI gene encoding 50S ribosomal protein L35, whose amino-acid sequence MPKLKTHRGAAKRFKLTSSGKIKRSKAFKSHILTKKTTKRKRHLDRDTYISKADQERMMKMLPYR is encoded by the coding sequence ATGCCAAAATTAAAGACACACCGAGGTGCTGCCAAGAGATTCAAACTCACATCATCAGGAAAGATCAAGAGGAGCAAGGCATTCAAGAGCCATATCCTCACGAAGAAAACAACGAAAAGGAAGAGACATCTCGACCGGGACACATACATCAGCAAAGCGGACCAGGAGAGAATGATGAAGATGCTACCTTATCGATAA
- the infC gene encoding translation initiation factor IF-3 yields the protein MEKKERVNEQIRAREVRVIDENGAQVGIMPVSKALAIAEERGLDLVEVSPLSKPPVCKIMNHGKFLYEKKKKEHEAKRKQRHIHVKEIKFRPKTDEHDFQFKKKHIQRFLSDGDKVKISILFRGREIIHPEIGKAILDRLISELQEEGIVEMSPRLEGPFMMMIMAPRPKA from the coding sequence ATAGAGAAGAAAGAAAGAGTAAATGAACAGATCAGGGCCAGGGAGGTGAGGGTCATCGACGAAAATGGAGCTCAGGTAGGCATTATGCCCGTTTCCAAGGCACTTGCCATCGCCGAGGAGAGAGGGCTGGACCTAGTTGAAGTCTCCCCGTTGTCGAAGCCCCCTGTCTGTAAGATCATGAATCATGGGAAATTCCTCTATGAGAAAAAGAAGAAGGAACACGAGGCCAAGAGGAAGCAGAGGCACATCCACGTGAAAGAGATCAAGTTCAGGCCCAAGACGGATGAGCATGACTTCCAATTCAAGAAGAAGCACATCCAAAGATTCCTGAGTGACGGCGACAAAGTTAAGATCAGCATCCTGTTCCGTGGTAGAGAGATCATCCATCCCGAGATCGGAAAGGCCATCCTGGATCGATTGATCTCGGAGCTCCAGGAAGAGGGGATCGTGGAGATGAGCCCGAGGTTGGAAGGACCCTTCATGATGATGATCATGGCTCCCAGACCCAAAGCGTGA
- the thrS gene encoding threonine--tRNA ligase: MKEISLKNSAVQKGEMIRVTFPDGTVKNYPRGVKLSDIITQSGSKKYENAIAARVNESLKDLSASLEEDSRLDFILPPSDEALEIYRHTTSHILANAVKSLFPNVKIGIGPAIADGFYYDFDKSEPFTPEDLVKIEEKMREIIRQDLPMVRKVAPKHDVLNIFRSMNEDLKLELIEEKGGECCSYYEQGDFVDFCLGPHLPSTGKVKAFKLLSVAGAYWKGDEKNKMLQRIYGTAFFSEEELKSYLNLLEEARRRDHRKLGKELGIFSIHEEAGAGLIYWHPKGAIIRRIIEEFWKDEHIKRGYQLVSTPHIANSRIWRESGHYDYYLENMYRFNIDDDEHVIKPMNCPGHILIYKSGKHSYRELPVRFAELGTVYRYERSGVLHGMMRVRGFTQDDAHIFCTNEQLESEIEGVIDLAKHMLSSFGYSEYQIDLSTSDPSNPQKYAGMRAEWHDAEKILEKVLKRKRIEYSVMKGEAAFYGPKIDIKMLDALKRAWQGPTIQLDFNLPSRLGVYYTAADSKEYPVLMVHRTVLGSIERFVGGLLEHYAGAFPAWLAPIQIRILTITDRTRSYAMKLKETLASNGFRVEADLRNEKIGLKIREAQLEKIPFMAVVGDREEKDGNISLRIRGKGDKGMYSLDAFIQYAKRIVDEKDLKQ, translated from the coding sequence GTGAAAGAGATCAGTTTAAAAAATTCAGCCGTTCAAAAGGGGGAGATGATCCGTGTCACCTTCCCGGACGGAACAGTTAAGAACTACCCCCGCGGAGTAAAGCTTTCCGACATCATTACACAATCTGGTTCGAAAAAATATGAGAATGCCATCGCCGCCAGAGTCAACGAAAGTCTGAAGGATCTTTCCGCATCGCTCGAAGAAGACTCCCGCCTTGACTTCATACTTCCACCTTCCGATGAAGCACTGGAAATATACAGGCACACAACCTCCCACATCCTTGCTAATGCTGTAAAGTCTCTCTTCCCTAATGTCAAAATCGGGATCGGCCCCGCCATTGCTGACGGTTTCTACTACGATTTCGACAAGTCTGAGCCGTTCACTCCAGAGGACCTGGTGAAGATCGAAGAGAAGATGAGAGAGATCATCAGGCAAGACCTTCCAATGGTGAGAAAGGTCGCTCCGAAGCATGATGTACTGAATATCTTCCGATCCATGAACGAAGACCTCAAGTTGGAACTCATCGAGGAAAAAGGGGGGGAGTGCTGCTCATACTATGAACAGGGAGATTTTGTTGATTTCTGCCTCGGACCTCACCTTCCATCGACAGGAAAGGTGAAGGCGTTCAAGCTTCTGAGCGTCGCCGGCGCCTATTGGAAGGGGGACGAGAAGAACAAGATGCTTCAGAGGATTTACGGAACAGCTTTCTTCAGCGAAGAAGAGTTGAAGAGTTACCTTAACCTCCTGGAAGAGGCAAGGAGACGCGATCACAGGAAACTTGGCAAGGAGCTGGGAATCTTTAGCATCCACGAAGAGGCAGGAGCGGGACTAATCTACTGGCATCCGAAGGGAGCAATCATCCGCAGGATCATCGAAGAGTTCTGGAAGGACGAGCATATCAAGAGAGGATACCAGCTCGTTTCGACCCCCCACATCGCCAACAGCAGAATTTGGAGAGAATCCGGCCACTACGATTACTACCTCGAGAACATGTACCGTTTCAATATAGATGATGACGAGCATGTCATAAAGCCGATGAACTGCCCCGGGCATATCCTCATCTATAAATCGGGGAAGCACAGCTACCGGGAACTTCCGGTAAGATTCGCCGAGCTCGGGACCGTTTACAGGTACGAGCGCTCCGGCGTGCTTCACGGAATGATGAGAGTCCGCGGCTTCACCCAGGACGATGCTCACATCTTCTGCACAAATGAACAGCTAGAATCGGAGATCGAAGGGGTCATCGATCTCGCGAAGCACATGCTCTCTTCCTTCGGTTATTCTGAGTATCAGATCGACCTGAGTACATCTGATCCAAGCAATCCTCAGAAATATGCTGGGATGCGCGCCGAATGGCATGATGCTGAAAAGATACTCGAAAAGGTCCTGAAGAGGAAAAGGATTGAATACTCCGTGATGAAAGGAGAAGCAGCCTTCTACGGGCCCAAGATCGACATAAAGATGCTCGATGCCTTGAAAAGAGCCTGGCAGGGGCCGACCATACAGCTTGACTTCAACCTCCCCTCGCGCCTGGGTGTATACTACACCGCTGCCGATTCGAAGGAATATCCCGTCCTTATGGTCCACAGAACGGTCCTCGGCTCCATAGAGAGGTTCGTCGGAGGACTGCTCGAACACTATGCAGGAGCTTTCCCTGCATGGCTTGCTCCAATCCAGATTAGAATCCTCACCATCACAGATAGGACTAGATCTTACGCCATGAAGCTCAAAGAGACGCTGGCATCGAATGGCTTCAGAGTGGAAGCAGATCTTAGAAATGAGAAGATAGGTCTGAAGATACGCGAGGCGCAGCTCGAAAAGATTCCCTTTATGGCAGTAGTCGGCGATAGAGAAGAAAAGGATGGGAACATATCGCTCAGGATCAGAGGCAAAGGCGATAAAGGCATGTACAGCCTCGATGCCTTCATTCAATATGCGAAAAGAATCGTAGACGAAAAAGATTTAAAACAATAA
- a CDS encoding GYD domain-containing protein — protein MSTYILMTKLNPEAIKDIGTIEENGKKWKIAVKEKCPDVKWICHYSILGPYDFISIYEAPNEEVASKVSLISMSLGATKAESWTAIPYNQFLKILRSL, from the coding sequence ATGTCGACCTACATTCTCATGACAAAATTAAACCCCGAAGCAATAAAAGACATCGGGACGATCGAGGAGAACGGGAAGAAGTGGAAGATTGCCGTCAAAGAGAAGTGCCCGGATGTAAAGTGGATCTGTCATTACTCTATCCTTGGGCCATACGATTTCATCAGCATATATGAGGCTCCGAATGAGGAAGTCGCCTCGAAGGTCTCTCTCATCTCCATGTCTCTGGGTGCCACCAAAGCGGAGAGCTGGACGGCTATCCCCTATAACCAGTTCCTTAAGATACTCAGAAGCCTTTAG
- a CDS encoding DUF1015 family protein codes for MAIVKPFRGLRPRNDLVAKVACPPYDVLSSEEARIMAQNNPLSFLHVAKSEIDLKPDIDLYDDRVYEKARENFQKFIKDGVLVRDGKDSFYIYQQIMGDHRQVGLLACVSVDDYLNNIIKKHELTRPDKELDRTKHIDCVGANTGLVFLTYRAKAEIDWIIESCVKRQPVYDFVDEQTVRHTVWIVDDSATIRNLAEAFGRLDAIYIADGHHRSASSCRVRDIRKEKHPDHTGREEYNYFTGVLFPDNQVKILPYNRAVATLNEMSAETFLQKIGERGFEVEAAPSNDPHNPERQHTFGMYLEGKWYRLTARKEIIVDDDPIERLDVQILQKNLLGPILGIEDPRKDKRIDFIGGIRGLGELKKRVDSKRLRVAFALFPATVDDLMRIANAGRIMPPKSTWFEPKLKSGLVMHLLN; via the coding sequence ATGGCTATCGTGAAACCGTTTCGCGGATTGCGCCCCAGGAACGATCTCGTTGCGAAAGTTGCCTGTCCACCGTACGATGTCCTCTCCTCGGAAGAGGCAAGGATAATGGCTCAGAATAACCCGCTGAGCTTCCTCCATGTCGCCAAATCAGAGATTGACCTCAAGCCTGATATTGACCTTTATGACGATCGTGTCTATGAGAAGGCCCGCGAAAATTTCCAGAAGTTCATAAAAGACGGAGTACTCGTCCGGGATGGAAAAGATTCCTTTTACATCTATCAGCAGATCATGGGTGATCACAGGCAGGTCGGGCTTCTGGCCTGTGTCTCAGTGGACGACTATCTGAATAACATCATCAAGAAGCATGAGCTCACAAGGCCGGACAAGGAGCTGGACCGGACGAAACATATCGACTGTGTCGGTGCGAACACCGGTCTTGTCTTCCTCACTTACAGGGCGAAGGCTGAAATCGATTGGATTATAGAATCCTGTGTGAAGAGACAGCCGGTTTACGATTTCGTCGACGAACAGACGGTTCGCCACACGGTCTGGATAGTCGATGACTCAGCCACAATTCGGAATCTGGCAGAAGCATTTGGCCGTCTTGATGCAATCTACATAGCCGATGGCCATCACAGGAGCGCATCGAGCTGCCGGGTCAGGGATATCAGGAAAGAGAAGCATCCAGACCATACTGGCCGCGAAGAGTACAACTACTTCACCGGTGTCCTCTTCCCGGATAATCAGGTCAAGATCCTGCCATACAACAGGGCGGTTGCCACCCTCAACGAGATGTCTGCTGAAACATTCCTACAGAAGATCGGGGAGCGCGGATTTGAGGTGGAGGCTGCACCCAGTAACGATCCGCATAATCCTGAAAGACAGCACACGTTTGGCATGTATCTCGAAGGAAAGTGGTACAGATTAACCGCAAGAAAGGAGATCATAGTCGATGATGACCCCATTGAGCGCTTGGATGTTCAGATCCTTCAGAAGAACCTGCTTGGTCCAATACTGGGGATTGAAGACCCTCGAAAAGATAAAAGGATAGATTTTATCGGTGGCATAAGAGGGCTGGGGGAATTGAAGAAGAGAGTCGATAGCAAAAGGCTCCGGGTTGCCTTCGCTCTTTTTCCGGCGACCGTGGATGATCTGATGCGGATCGCCAATGCGGGGAGGATCATGCCCCCGAAATCAACATGGTTTGAACCGAAGCTAAAGAGTGGACTCGTCATGCATCTTCTGAACTGA
- a CDS encoding hydroxyacid dehydrogenase has protein sequence MKILICDAFDPSLPKRLSKYGEVTEDMSQLPDADIALVRSKTKCTKEFIDQGKNLKMIIRGGVGLDNIDVQYSKTKGIIVQNTAEASSIAVAELAIALMIAIPSKIVEGDGSMKKGQWLKKELKRTELFGKTLGLIGMGRIATEVAKRAKAFGMRVIAYDPYVKSSEYAEMKNKLDDLLAESDYISLHTPITPETEKMINRETIAKMKNGVIIINTARGKCVVEEDVADALKSGKIGGYGNDVWYSDPPQNSPLINAPSVVLMPHLGASTKENLLRIGEIVDRQIGEYIRKQ, from the coding sequence ATGAAGATTCTTATCTGCGATGCTTTTGATCCATCCCTCCCGAAGAGACTGTCTAAATACGGAGAGGTAACGGAAGACATGAGCCAGCTTCCCGATGCAGATATCGCTCTTGTGAGAAGCAAGACGAAATGCACGAAGGAGTTCATAGATCAGGGAAAGAATCTAAAGATGATTATCCGCGGCGGAGTGGGGCTTGATAACATCGACGTTCAATACTCAAAAACCAAGGGGATTATCGTTCAGAATACAGCAGAGGCATCCAGCATCGCCGTGGCGGAACTTGCCATCGCTTTGATGATCGCTATTCCCAGCAAGATTGTAGAAGGAGATGGCTCCATGAAGAAGGGACAGTGGCTTAAGAAGGAACTCAAGCGCACCGAGCTCTTCGGAAAAACGCTCGGTCTGATCGGGATGGGAAGGATCGCCACAGAAGTGGCAAAGAGGGCTAAGGCATTCGGCATGAGAGTCATTGCCTATGATCCCTACGTGAAGTCGTCAGAGTATGCCGAGATGAAGAATAAGCTTGATGACCTTCTAGCGGAGAGTGATTACATCTCGCTCCACACGCCGATTACTCCCGAAACGGAGAAGATGATCAATAGGGAAACCATCGCGAAGATGAAGAACGGCGTCATAATAATCAACACTGCAAGAGGGAAATGTGTCGTTGAGGAAGATGTGGCGGACGCCCTGAAGAGTGGCAAGATCGGTGGATACGGGAACGACGTCTGGTACAGCGATCCGCCGCAGAACTCCCCCTTGATCAACGCTCCCAGCGTGGTCCTCATGCCCCATCTGGGAGCCTCAACCAAGGAGAATCTCCTGAGGATAGGCGAGATCGTTGATCGGCAGATCGGCGAATATATCAGAAAGCAGTGA
- the serC gene encoding 3-phosphoserine/phosphohydroxythreonine transaminase — protein MMGNRIFNFNPGPATLPLPVLEKVRDEFIDYSSLGMSVTEISHRSKQFEAVMMDTKKLLAEIMGIPPNYKIIFLGGGASLQFAMIPMNFLPQGKNADYVITGEWAQKAHKEAKLIGKTNIAATTEADGFRRMPRQDELKLDPNACYVHITSNETISGTQWQRYPDVGNVPLIADMSSDILSRKVDVSKFGVIYAGAQKNLGPAGVTVVIIHDDLVAKCPENLPTMLNYKTHVSKDSLYNTPPVFAIYMVKLVLEWLKAQGGLKKIEEINNEKGRIIYGILDEYPDYYRSAAHKDSRSIMNVTLRLPNEDLEKKFIDEASKAGFHGLKGHRSVGGIRVSMYNAMPLEGIQKLAAFMEEFKKNN, from the coding sequence ATGATGGGCAATCGAATCTTCAATTTTAATCCGGGGCCGGCAACTCTGCCGCTGCCAGTGCTGGAAAAGGTAAGGGATGAGTTTATCGACTACTCATCGCTCGGGATGTCAGTCACAGAGATCAGCCACAGGTCCAAGCAGTTCGAGGCCGTCATGATGGATACCAAGAAACTGCTCGCCGAGATCATGGGGATCCCGCCGAACTATAAAATCATTTTCCTCGGTGGAGGGGCATCTCTCCAATTCGCCATGATTCCGATGAATTTCCTCCCACAGGGCAAGAACGCGGATTATGTAATAACGGGAGAATGGGCGCAGAAAGCGCATAAAGAGGCCAAACTCATTGGGAAGACAAACATTGCTGCCACGACGGAGGCGGATGGCTTCCGGCGGATGCCCAGACAGGATGAACTGAAGCTCGATCCGAATGCCTGCTATGTGCACATCACTTCAAACGAGACCATTTCGGGAACGCAGTGGCAGAGATACCCTGATGTAGGCAATGTGCCGCTAATTGCGGACATGTCATCCGATATACTCAGCCGGAAGGTAGATGTCAGCAAATTTGGCGTTATTTATGCCGGAGCGCAGAAGAACCTCGGTCCTGCAGGAGTAACTGTAGTCATCATCCATGATGACCTCGTGGCAAAATGTCCGGAAAATTTACCTACCATGCTCAACTATAAGACCCACGTCTCGAAGGATTCTCTCTACAATACGCCGCCGGTCTTTGCCATCTACATGGTGAAGCTCGTTCTGGAATGGTTGAAGGCTCAGGGAGGATTGAAGAAGATCGAGGAGATCAACAACGAGAAGGGACGCATTATTTACGGTATCCTCGATGAGTATCCTGACTATTACAGGAGCGCCGCGCACAAGGATAGCCGTTCCATCATGAACGTGACGCTCAGGCTGCCTAATGAGGATCTCGAGAAGAAATTCATCGATGAGGCATCTAAAGCCGGGTTCCATGGATTGAAAGGACATCGTTCCGTCGGCGGGATCAGGGTTTCCATGTACAATGCCATGCCTCTGGAAGGGATCCAGAAGCTTGCTGCCTTCATGGAAGAGTTCAAGAAGAACAACTGA